GGCAGGTTCGGCATCTCGACCTCGACGCCCTGCTCGAGCAGCGGCTCGCCGGTCAGCCAGCCCGGCATGACGCCGAGCTGCACCCCGGGCAGCGCGTCGACCGTGAGGACGGCGGCATCGGTCTCGCTGCGCACACTCGTGACGCGGCGCAGCAGGAGGGTGTCGGACACGGCGGCTATCCCTTCACCGAGCCGGCCGTGATGCCGGCCACGAAGTAGCGCTGCAGGAACACGTAGGCGAGCACGATCGGCGCCGAGGCCACGACCACGCCGGTGAACAGCAGCGGGAAGTCGGTCAGGAACTCGCCCTGGAACGACAGCAGCGCCACGGGGAGGGTCTGCTTCGACGGCTCCTGGATGAACAGCAGCGGGTACAGCAGGTCGTTCCAGTGCATGACGAACAGGAAGATCGCGGTCGCCGCGAGCGAGGGCACCGACAGCGGCAGCACGATCGAGCGGTAAGTGCGCCACGGCCCCGACCCGTCGATCGCCGTGGCCTCGAACATCTCCCGCGGCAGGGTCTTGAGGAACCCGGTCATGATGAACACCGCGATCGGCAGGGTCACGACGATGTTGACGAGCACGAGCCCGACGAGGCTGTTGGTCAGGCCGAGCAGGTCGAAGAGCACGTACTGCGGGATCATGTTCGCCTGGGCCGGCACCGCCATCCCGAGGATGAGGAAGCCGTAGACCAGGCCCCCCTTCCACCCGGGGATCCGCGCGATGCCGTAGGCGGCCAGGCTGCCGACGAAGAGCGTCAGCGGCACCGAGCAGGCGGTGACGATGGCGCTGTTGCGGAACGCCACCCCGAGGCCCGCCTCACCGAGGACGGCGCGGTAGTTGGCGGTGTCGAGCGAGGACGGCGGGCCGAACGGCGAGGCGAACAGCTCCTGCGTCGTCTTGAAGCTGCCGGCCACCACGACGACCAGCGGGACGAGCACCAGCAGGGCGTAGACGAGGAGCACGGTGCGGCGTGTGAGGGAGTAGGTCATGGCGGTCCTCCTAGGCCGCGCCCTGCGACAGGCGCACTGCCCGTCGCTGGAGCCAGGTGACGAGGGCGATCACGAGCATGAAGACGATCGACTCCGCCGCTGCGTAGCCGAACTCCGAGTTGGCGAAGCCGGCGTAGATGCGGGTGGAGAGGATGTCGAGGGAGGGCTTGGGCGGGTTGCCGCCGAGCCCGAGGATGAGGTCGAAGGCCTTGAAGCTCTGCACCGTCGTGTAGGCGATGACGATCGCGGTCGCCGGAGCGACCATCGGCCAGGTGACGTGCCGGAAGAGCTGCCACCGGGACGCGCCGTCGACCTCGGCCGACTCGTAGAGCTCGGCGGGGATCTGCTGGAGGCCGGCGACGTAGATGACCATCATCTGACCGACGTGGAACCACACCTGCGTGGCTGCGACGAAGTAGATGGCCTTGCTGTCGTCGCCGAGGTAGGAGCTCTTGAGGCCATCGAGGCCGACCGCGCCCAGCACGCCGTTGGCCAGGCCGTAGTTCGGGTCGTAGACGAACTTCCAGATGAAGGCCACCGACACCGAGCTGAGGATCGTGGGGAAGAAGTAGACCGAGCGGAGGAAGACCGACGACCTGGTGTTCTTCACGAGGAAGACGGCCAGCATCAGCGACAGCAGGGTCTGGAAGACCACCACCACGAGCATGAACTTGATGTTGTTGAACAGGGCGTTGTGGAAGAGGCTGTCGGCGGTGGCGATGGTGGTGAAGTTCGAGACCCCGACGTCGTTGTAGTCCGCGCTGAAGCCGTCCCAGTCCGTGACGGCGTAGCGCACCGCCTCGATGGTGGGGATCGCGAAGAACACGACGTAGAGCGCCAGCGCCGGCAGGGGGAAGAGGAACAGCGCCGGGTGGGGACGGTCCACCCGGGACGGGCGACGAGGCCCGAACCCGATGCGGGTCCGCGGCGGCCGGGCCGACGTGGCGGACTGGTCCGGCGTACGGCTCCGCTGCGACGTGAGGGTCATGACCGCCTCCGCTGGTCGACGACCCGCTGCGCGGCCTCCGCTGCCTGCTCCGGGTCCTTGCCGCCGAGCACCTCGGTGCAGGCGTTCTCGACGGCCGCGCGCAGGTCGAGGTCGTTGAACTGGAACCGCGGCGCGAGCAGGGTGTTCCTGGTCAGCCAGGGCTCGGTGGCCTTGAGGTCCGGGCTGGTGTACTCCACTCCCGTGAGGGTGAGGTGCTGGCCGGTGCCGTTGGCGTAGTCCGACGCGACCTCGGGCCTCGAGAGGTACTCCACGAACTTCAGGGCCGCCTCCTGCTTCTTCGAGGCGGCGTTGACGCCGAGGATGAACGTCGCGTTGTGGATGCCGACGTACTTCACCTTGTCCTTCGACACGGTGATGGGTGCGATGAGGTCGATGGGGAACTTCGCCCCCAGCTTGCGCACCGGAGCCATGTGGAACGAGCCGGTGGCGAGCATGGCCGCCTTGCCGGTGGCGAACATCTGCTGCAGCGGTTCCGAGGTGGTGCCGGTGGCCTTCGGCTCGACGAAGGGCCGCAGCTGGGCGTACTGCTTCAAGGTGGTGATGAACCAGTCGTCGGTGACCTTGGCCTTGCCCGCCTCGATGTCGGCGCAGCTGGTGTCGTTCGGCTGGTTGTTCATGACCATCGAGTTGAAGAGCTGGCCGGCGTTGGCGGGCTCGCCGCCCGGCCAGGCCAGTGGGACGACACCTCGGCCCTTGAGCTGCTCGCAGAGGGCGAGGAAGCCGTCCCAGTCCTGCGGGATCTCACTGGCGCCGGCCCTCTCGAAGAGGTCGACGTTGAAGATCGGCATGTTGAACACGAGCTGGTAGGGCAGGCCGAGCTGGCGTCCGTTGGCGTCCTTGCCGCCCCGCGCCATCTTGGGCAGGTAGCCGTCGGCGAAGGTCTGGGCGCTCAGGTCGAGGAAGAGACCTGCCTTGGCCATGTCGACGAACTGCGCCCCGCGGAAGGCCGTGAAGGCGTCACCGATCGCGCCGCCCTTGATCTTCTGCAGCGCGGTGCTCTGGTAGTCGTTCGAGGGCGAGATGTCCTGGCGGACGGTCGTGCCGGGGTTGGCCTTCGAGAAGCCGGCGATGATCTTGTCGAAGACGGCCTTGTCCTCGGCCCGCCAGTGCGCGAACGACAGGTCGCCGGAGACCTTCGCGGTGCCGATGGGTGCCGGCGCCGTGGCCTGGCTGGCCGGCCCACGCGACCCGCCCCTCACCGTGCCGGGACCGGCGCAGGCGGCCGCCGCTGCTCCCGCGCTCAGGATGGCGGCCCCGCGCAGGATCTGCCGCCGACCGAAGACTGCTCTGCTCTGCTCTGGTGTCATGATGCGCTCCTTTGCGTCACGAACCTGCCGGGAGGGGGCAGGTCACCACTCGACGACGGGTATGCCGAGCTGGTCGGCGGCGGTGCGAAGTGCCGGCCGGACGTCCGTCCAGGCGAGGACGGTGTGGTGGGGGAAGCCGCCGGTGACCAGCCCCTGCACGAACGCCGCGGCGTCGGTGTCGAGGCGGACGGCGGCGGTGTTGCCCTGGAACCGGTTGGGCTCCGGGACGGACTCGCCCGAGGCGATGAGCAGCCGCAGGCCGCCCGTGCCGGGCTCCTCGGTGAGCCTGGCCATCACGACCGGTCCGGTCTTGAGGGGAAAGTTGCCCGCGACGCCGATCTTGCGGTTGCAGTGCACGGACTGGGTCGCCTCGGCGGGGTCGGCCGCGAGAGCGGTGGCCGCGGCGCCGCAGTGCCACAGGCGCACGAGGTTGGCCTCGCTGTCGAGGTCCACGGTGTCCACGAGGTAGGTCGTCCCGGCACCGAGGGCTTCGAGGAGCATCATCGTGACGGCGCCGTAGACGTCTCGTTCACACGCGGTCGGCGTGCCGGCGTCGGCCAGCCGCGAGAGCGAGGAGCAGGGGCACACTCCGAGCGAGGTGGGGAACTCGGGCCAGCAGCGGATCGCCATGCCGGACAGGTCTGCGTCGTCGCGCCAGGAGCGCATCGCGGAGGTCACGGAGGCCGAAAGCTCGACGTGCTCGTCGTCGACGTCGGCCAGGCTCGGCTGCGCGGCCAGGGCCGACGCGCGCTCGGAGTCGCGCGCGGCTTCGGGCACGGAGGCGACCTTGCCGAACATGTCGTCGACCGAGATCTGCTCGACCTCGATGCCGAGGAGCTTCTCGAGCAGGGCGCCGTCGTAGTGGCTGGGGGTGAAACCGGGGGGTGCCTCGCCGACGAGGCCGAGGCGGCGCCCCTGGAGCGTGGCCAGGGCGGCCCGCACGGGCTCGAGCTCGCCGCGGTCGCGCTGCTCGGCAGGCAGGGCTGGGACCACGGGGAGGTCGCCTGCCAGGGCCCGAGCAAGGGCCTCGCGGACCGCCGGCTCGCTGGGGTCGCCGTGGAGGAGCCTGGGCGTGCGACCCGCGTGCACCACCAGCGCGTGGCCGAAGAGGTTGGCCCCGCACATGCTGTTCAGCCAGAGCCGGTCGCCGACGGGGCCCGGCTCGCGGAAGGACCACAGCAGCACGGGCTGGTCGAGCTCGCTGTAGAGGCGCAGCGCCGGGCTCGCGTCGGAGAAGGAGGCGCACACGTTGACCACCAGGTCGGCGTCGGCCAACGGCAGCTCAGCCGCCGCCTCCAGGTCCTCCGGCGTCATGACGAGGTCGGCGGGTCCGGTCACCTCGGCGCCGAGCTCCTCGAGGAGCAGCCGCGCCTCGGCGGCCCGCTCACGGGCGACATCGACGGCGAAGGTCGGCCGGGCGGTGGGGACGAGCACCACCTTGGGGCGACGGGTGCTCATCGGGCCACCCCCGCGTCGACGAGCTCGGCCAGACGCTGGAGCCGGGGGACGGAGACCTCGCGGAGGTCCCTCTCCACGTCGTCGCTGCCGATGACCGAGGCCCACACGGCCCGGCCGGCGAGGAAGCCCGAGGCGCCCTCGGCGCAGGCGAGCTCCACGGCGCGGGGGAAGAGCTCGGCAGGCACGCCGGAGGAGAGCACGACCCACGGCGAGGACACGGCCTCGGTGATCTGGGCGCAGCGGCGGCGGATCTCCGCCTCCTCGCCCTGCCCCTTCAGCGGCACCTCCGCCTTGTACAGGTCGGCGCCGAGGTCGCCGAGCTCGCGGGCCGCCTCGATGACGCAGGCGTCCCAGTCCCAGTCCCGGCCGTCACGCGGCGCCTTGGCGACCGGCTCGATGATGCTGACCAGGCCGGCATCGTGGCAGCGCGCCACGAACCGGCGCACCATGTCCACCCGCACGGCCGGGTCGTCGTCGGGACGGTGGATGACGAGCAGCTTCATCGCGACGGCTCCCTGGCCGCGCACCTGCGCGGGGTCGACCGCCTCGTCGATGACGACGTCGGTCACGAACTCGCCGTTGCCGGCGATGAAGTGGTCGGCGGCGGCGATGAGCCCACAGGAGGGGTCGACCGCGGCGGCCTCGACCACGGCATCGAAGGCGAACTGCTTGTCCACGAGGACGGCAGACGCGTAGGGGCTGAGGATGCGGGTGGCGGCCACCTTGAAGTGGCGCAGCTGCTCGTCGGTCACCGGGGTGTCCTGGTGCTCGGCGAACATGGCCCGCATGGCCTCGCGCTGGTCGACGGCGAGCATGGCGAAGCCGCCGCTCGGTCTTG
This Knoellia sp. p5-6-4 DNA region includes the following protein-coding sequences:
- a CDS encoding carbohydrate ABC transporter permease, with product MTYSLTRRTVLLVYALLVLVPLVVVVAGSFKTTQELFASPFGPPSSLDTANYRAVLGEAGLGVAFRNSAIVTACSVPLTLFVGSLAAYGIARIPGWKGGLVYGFLILGMAVPAQANMIPQYVLFDLLGLTNSLVGLVLVNIVVTLPIAVFIMTGFLKTLPREMFEATAIDGSGPWRTYRSIVLPLSVPSLAATAIFLFVMHWNDLLYPLLFIQEPSKQTLPVALLSFQGEFLTDFPLLFTGVVVASAPIVLAYVFLQRYFVAGITAGSVKG
- a CDS encoding aldolase, yielding MTSSTPAPATTGLAQLARPSGGFAMLAVDQREAMRAMFAEHQDTPVTDEQLRHFKVAATRILSPYASAVLVDKQFAFDAVVEAAAVDPSCGLIAAADHFIAGNGEFVTDVVIDEAVDPAQVRGQGAVAMKLLVIHRPDDDPAVRVDMVRRFVARCHDAGLVSIIEPVAKAPRDGRDWDWDACVIEAARELGDLGADLYKAEVPLKGQGEEAEIRRRCAQITEAVSSPWVVLSSGVPAELFPRAVELACAEGASGFLAGRAVWASVIGSDDVERDLREVSVPRLQRLAELVDAGVAR
- a CDS encoding sugar ABC transporter permease is translated as MTLTSQRSRTPDQSATSARPPRTRIGFGPRRPSRVDRPHPALFLFPLPALALYVVFFAIPTIEAVRYAVTDWDGFSADYNDVGVSNFTTIATADSLFHNALFNNIKFMLVVVVFQTLLSLMLAVFLVKNTRSSVFLRSVYFFPTILSSVSVAFIWKFVYDPNYGLANGVLGAVGLDGLKSSYLGDDSKAIYFVAATQVWFHVGQMMVIYVAGLQQIPAELYESAEVDGASRWQLFRHVTWPMVAPATAIVIAYTTVQSFKAFDLILGLGGNPPKPSLDILSTRIYAGFANSEFGYAAAESIVFMLVIALVTWLQRRAVRLSQGAA
- a CDS encoding extracellular solute-binding protein, with protein sequence MTPEQSRAVFGRRQILRGAAILSAGAAAAACAGPGTVRGGSRGPASQATAPAPIGTAKVSGDLSFAHWRAEDKAVFDKIIAGFSKANPGTTVRQDISPSNDYQSTALQKIKGGAIGDAFTAFRGAQFVDMAKAGLFLDLSAQTFADGYLPKMARGGKDANGRQLGLPYQLVFNMPIFNVDLFERAGASEIPQDWDGFLALCEQLKGRGVVPLAWPGGEPANAGQLFNSMVMNNQPNDTSCADIEAGKAKVTDDWFITTLKQYAQLRPFVEPKATGTTSEPLQQMFATGKAAMLATGSFHMAPVRKLGAKFPIDLIAPITVSKDKVKYVGIHNATFILGVNAASKKQEAALKFVEYLSRPEVASDYANGTGQHLTLTGVEYTSPDLKATEPWLTRNTLLAPRFQFNDLDLRAAVENACTEVLGGKDPEQAAEAAQRVVDQRRRS